The DNA segment attattattttatttacatatacTTTGTAGTTTATCTATACAATAAcgtaaaattttagaaataaataaataaattaatgaaatttgaagaaaaatttataatggaattattcaagttttttttttgttaagcAAAGGGGATGATTTTTGGTAGTTGTCTAGTATTTACATTTAATACacaaatatttcaaataaacttcttcataaaaaatttaattgttgTACACGGCTTAGACACCTTTTATATCTGATTactgtataattttttttattgttaacaaaaaatattaaagaatcaTTAAAATCGGAGTTTAAACTGTTGTTAAAACTCATGTTATGATTTTTAACAGGTACATTATCCCTATTTATTTAtgatacaaaattataattacttaTTTAACAATTCACTTACCTAATCAtcggtaaaaaaaaattgagtcaCGAGATGTGTTTTGGATTGGAATGGGAAGGTATTAGAATTTGAGAAAGTAAATATACGAGGATTtgagagaaaataataaaaataatgaggTTATTTGGATCTATGTATGTTAAAATAGatgtgtgaaaaaaaaatgttgaaattTGTGAATGATATCATGgaagaatttttaatttttttaaatattaaaaacgcaagtttataaatttatttttatttttaaatatgattaaaataaaataaagaatatttttatctaaattttagttaattatatatttttataaacttacaaaataaatttcataTCCTAACagttacttatttttttatctcgtttcattttaaaatacatgtaTTAATATAGTGtctaaaaaataagtttatgagaaacaagtagaaaaaaattagattatttcaataattaactATATGggtaattgattatatatatacttgttataatttattataagtgGGGTTAAATGTTCTTataaaatttttattgaaaataattttaagataattaattttatttggatGTTTACATATGAGAAAAAAACATGCATGATGTTGatagaataaaaattattaaaaaattacaatttttttatttaaaaaatgatattttaaaaaatgattaaatttaagttgaagttcatctaacttattttattaaaaataatgtcaAGAAAATAAGTTTTTCTAAACATTAATAAAGtacatatatatgtattatattaACAGCATAATGTATTGatgttatatattaaaataagtatttatcaaattaatctATCATGATAAACTTAGCactataattttattgaaaataaataatattaaatatataaacttataatcataaatttgaaaaattattttaatataaataaatgaataaattttatgttaataaaaaaagttatggtGTCAAATTAATACATGTTCACCCACACAAAATACATAACAAACAAGGATAGTGtacaaaaaaaagtaaagagaaTTAGGTAAAATCCACTTATCTATGTGGctttcatcttctttctttgcaTGTGAGAGAGGAAGTCATTCAAGAAGGTCATCTCTCTTCCACACTTTCACTCTTCCTCAAACACCCTAATCCAAATAGCTTCCACACATCCTAAATATTATCTAAGGATATAAAAATGTTccgttatatttatttatatattttgaaagctttttctatttattgaattaaattgTATGTAGATACATAAACATGTATATATTTTAGAGGacattttataatgaaaaatgtattgtacaacaaatttatttataaaagagaaaaaaatatacagAACAAAGTATGAAATATCATacaatataatagaaaaataatagaaataaaatgtagtattatatatattattgcatGAATCACACATATGTATTTTATAATAATCATTCTTTTAAGTTGTTGTTAATCCCAACCtaacatattattatattagttattaataattaatacaaattttttatCCTTCTAATTACTTAGAACATTTTCTTCTCAAACATCAAATGGTCACCACTCCCTCTCATCCAACGACTCAAAATCACCAAGACCCAAATTTAGTCCCTAAACTTGTTTCTTGTAGAGCAAAAAATAAGGGCAAAATACGAAAACATCATCATCCTATATGATTTCTCTCTCTAATTTTTGCATGTGAGGGAGAGAGAAGTTATTGTTCACGCAGATCCACTCACCCTCTTATCTTGCACATCCCTTAATTCAGATCATGAATATCCTCTCACATCTTTTCTCTTATGTACTGTTTGTTTTAGGACTGAGAAATGCAAAGATTTACTATATACACAGCAAACGTGAAAATcaagagaataaaaaatgaaaaacaacaaAACGAGAAGCATTTTGACTTTCAGACTTTCTTTGCTTCTTAGGAGAGATTTAGGAAGAAAgtagtaaatatatatatatatatatatatatatataataaattaattgtagTTTACCATTTTacccttattttattttaaactcaaataattactaattttatttaaaataaaattacataattaaatataatatattaaaaatatataatatgataaaataaaatttaaaaattaaaacattcaaTGTTAAATAAACTTATGTTAGACAAAtacataataattattaattataataattattataaaattataattaaaaataatattaaataataaatttatataataattatattaattataaaaaaaattaaagataaaaataatagtgttatttagtataaaaattagtttttttttatcaaatatttaaaaaaatttatcaaattttatatatgttgtatttttttaaagttaatatttcactagaaataatattttaattaaaaataattataatttatagatAAATCAACTAAACTAAttctttaacaatttttaaatataagggtCATTTTGTAAacttacttttttattaattaaaaaaataattttaattatatccatcacatcattcacaaacttttaCAAATTTTCTCTACACTTTTTACTCTATTTATCTTAATCCAAAGAACCCCgttttcttcacactttctccACAAATAATCTCAAATCcactccctaatccaaacaaaataaAGAGTGAAGTCCTTACATCTTTAAGTTAACTTTTACAATATTCATTATTTGAATGTTCATTACTTATGAGTAGTAATATTCAAACTTCAATTCAATGTGAAAGAGTTGGGAGCATGACATTTAGGATGAAAATTTcgactttaaaaaaaatctttaatacAAGAATGAGTatgagaaatattttattttcaaattgagTATGAGAATTTTCAAATTGATAATGAGAATATGGATGGATATGTTCTCATTACTTTTAAATTACTAAACTACTCATAATTTATAATGACTAAACTACTCATAATTTACTCAAAAATAGAACTCCTCTTTGGTTTAGATACAAAATGAGTAATTGCGGAATTAATAAACACAGAAatgaaaatagagaaaaataaaatattgaatcaAAAAATTTTAACATGAGAAAAAATCTATGGAATCTAATTCATAAATGTCTTCATTGTGAGAGTAGgattacaatatttatttatctcacTTTGAGAGTAACACTTAATCTCACCTAACGAGATGAAATACAATATCTCTCTAACATTTCACTAGAATTTCTAATTTTACACGATTTTGTAGATATTTATTCTCTATGttgcttttctccttttttgttaggatttttcTTTCTTAGAAGTTTCCTTTATATAGAGGAGGAGAGAAAGACTTTCTCATAAAAAGATAATGAATAAGTAATGCTTGCTATTTCCAAGATACATTGAAAAAATGATCTTCAACTTTCTAAGTTGAATTTAATAAACTTTGAGAGAGATATAATTCCAAAACTTTGAAATGACCATCATTCAATATATTCAAATGATCAATTATCAAGATTAACTGATTAGATCACCTATTAAATTAACAACAACAAGAGAATCCCAATCATAAATAAGGTCCACTCATCCATACGGAGAATGTTTTTTCTGCTATTAGCCATGCCTCGTAGAATGAATGCAAATTTCTCATTAGTGGCAAAATCGGTGTTTgtgatatttattaattaatttgcaGGAATTCAATAAGAAGCGTAATGGTGGTTTAGTGGAAATAATGTCCACTGCATTAAAATAGTGTCGTTTAAAAAATTTGGCAAACTTCAAATTCCAATCAGAATTTTTCAActtcatattattttaaattaattataaatatttgattttaaatttaaatttaaatttttttaaaacttattaagttttaaatagctttctactaaaaaaaaagttgttctattaaatatttaaaaatattttgagcattcaataaatttttagtagAGACTCAATTgaaaatatctaaatttataaGGTACTTAAAActcaattattactttttaaatcTATATATctgaattttaaattcaattaagTTAATGACATGTACACATGTCTATGTATGCTTTAGTTGGGCTAGGTCTAGTTCAAGTTGAGTTGGTTCGACCCCACCTCAAATTGAGTCGAGTTGGATTGATGCAGGTCAAGTCATGATGGCTCAAGTTAACTTCGATTAAGTTCGAGTCCATGTTAAGTTAGTTGAGTATGGCTCACATAAAAATGATCTGGTCAAGCCCACATTGGCCACCAAACTAGTTATAAAATTGGTCCTAGAAAATCAatcacaaaattaataattatattaagttTTTATTCTCCAACAATTTATTCTTCCAATTTTCACGTTGAGCTCAACTCCCCCTTCCcccaacaaaattaattttattattaacattaattatatcaataaatattataataataatattaacattaataattaagataatattaattataataataacattatcaatgatattattattaatattataaacaataatattaagaataataataatcataagtCGTTAATCTAATGATTATAAACTATTATATTTGGTGGATATacaataaaacattaattataactttaatagttttaataatattatattatcaatataatagtagaaaaataaagttattaataataaatatttttttaaattattaataataataaaattagttttttttatcgtgcaaattttttaaatcagtcattagattaattattatttcaattGCAATGTATCAGTGACCGATCGGTCACTAAATTGAttactattttatttagttatttaataattaatttttttgttttaaggaTTTTCTTATAGTTGGTGCTGCTCACGTCAAGCAATATATTCCATCCCTCGACCACCAACAAAGCAcctttcattttataaataaataaaggaagaagaaacaCAGAATTCTCTGTTATAAGTTTGAAGAAGCAGAAGTAATGGAGAGTGCGATGAGTTTGAACTCATAGAATAATCCACGTTTGGGTTCTTTATTTCTTATGAGAATGCAGAAAATATATTAGTAATAAAGAAGacacaacaaaataaataataaattagaatGGATAAAATAAGATGCTGAAAAAGAAAATTGGATATAGAATGGTAAGAAATTGTGAGTGAGCTACACGTAAAGGgatattttatttcttcacatgcaaaacaagttttgttataaaataaaaagtttcaAAACTTATATACACGTCGAATGCATTAATTAATCTTATAACATTCATTACATAGCAAGAGATGGCGTCAAAATCCCACACAATCTGCTCACACTAAATTTATTCTATTAGTTACTGCTTTCCGTTCCCTCTGATTAATTAGTTGTGATAAATTAAATTCGAGATTTTTTTATcctataaaatgaaataataatttttgtttcacattctatattaaaaaataactacttTACTaccattttttaaaacaaaatattatattataataaaataattttttaaaatattaagtgaAACTAATGGAAAGTATCATTGTCGTAAAATTTTGTATCAGCAGTGCATCTGtgtatttagtttttttttataataaagaataaaataaattaaaatgaagcATTTAGATGTTACAACCTTATATAAGAGTACCAATAGTTACAGAGTACTCATACCATTCTATATCTAGTTCCTTCTCCTAATCACGCTTCATATAAATTTGTTATCTGTGTTTATTGCTTTCTTCTTTATCTGTATTCATTCAAACGCTTCCGACAACATGAAAATCCACGAGCAATGCATGGTTGCCCCTCCTCCATCAGCACCCAAAACATCCCTTACTCTCACTTTCTTTGATTTGTTTTGGCTCAGGATCCATCCCCTGGAGCTCGCATTCTTCTATTCCCTTCCTTCTCAACAATCAAACCCTTCTTTTTTCTTTGCCAATGTGGTTCCAAAACTCAAAACATCTCTCTCTCACACCCTCCAACACTTCCTCCCTCTCGCTGGCAACGTCGTTTGGCCTTCCGATTCCCCAAAGCCCTTTGTCCAATTCACACCTGGCGATGCTGTTTCCGTGGTGGTTACTGAGTCCGATGCTGAATTCGACCAGGAGATAGATTACTCACCCCGTGAAACAGCACCGACTCGTCCTTTCATTCCTCACTTGCACTCATCGGAATCTCTTGCTTCTGTTATGTCTATTCAGATCACTCTCTTTCCTAACAAAGGATTCAGCATAGGCACGAGCACCCACCATGCCGTCCTCGATGGAAAATCTGCAGCCATGTTCATCAAGGCTTGGGCTTCTCTATGCCGAACCCAAACCAACGATGAAACACAAATACCATCTTTGGTGCCAGAGTTGTTGCCTTCCTTTGACAGAACCCTCGTCAAAGAACCAGCACATTTGCGACCTTTCTTCACAGAAAATTTGACGGGCTTTTTATCCAATATATACCCTCAAGATAACAGCGACGGACGATGCTTGAAGATTCTAGCTTTCCCACCCAAAGATGCGGTTCGGGCCACGTTCGTTCTCACAGGAGAGGATTTGGAGAAGATAAAGAGAAGGGTCTTGTCCAAGTGGGAAGTAGTGGAAGAATCAAATTCAACCGTTTCCTCAAAGCTACCGAATTTATCTTCCTTTGTTGTCACCTGTGCTTACGTGGCAGTCTGCATTGCAAAAGCCATTCACGGAGTTGAAAGAGAGAAAGATAAGTTTGCTTTTGGGTTTGCGGCGGATTGGAGGTTCAGGTCAGAACCTCGAATCCCTGATAACTATTTCGGGAACTGTGTGTGGAACAATTTGGTGGATGCAGACCCGTTGGACTTTTTAGAGGAAGAAGGAGTGGTGCTTGTTGCTAAGCGAATTCATAGAAAAGTAAAGATGTTAGGCCAGGAAACAGTTCTTTTAGAAGGGTTTTCTCAATTCGTGGATTTGATGAAGCAAGGGGTACAAATAATTGGAGTAACAATGTCTAACCGATTTGGAGTTTATGATACTAATTTTGGTTTTGGAAAGCCCTCTAAGGTGGAGATAACATCCTTGGATAGAAATTCATCTCAAACCTTTGGTTTGGTAGAGAGCAAGGATGGTGGGGTTGAAGTTGGGATGGTTATGAATAAACATGCCATGGATCTATTTGCTACTCTCTTTCGTCAAGGATTGTGCCATGATGATCATGAATCATCATCATGAATCTATGGCGAATCAGAGATGAATTGAAATGTATTGGATAATAGTATATTGCATGAATTGGATTGTGTGATTATGATAATGAATCATCATGAATCTATGGCCAATGAAGTTTGAAATGTATTGGATAACAGTTGTTTCGGCATAATAAGGACCATTCCTTGTTTCAATGTTCTCTGTATACTTATGTCACTTATTTCAATACTCgttataaaaaaggaaaaatgttttcaaactctATCCTATAtcctaatattttaattatttataattttttaattttaaaaattattttaactttatatttttattaaaaagactttttttttctatttttttattataaatattattaatattttgttataagTGGAAGGtggaaattttttaaaagttaatgtcatttttcagttttatttcatatttatgttcTATTTTTCTATCCAAATGATGTTGTCAATCcaaaattaatatatgtatcacacaaaataaattagttgaattttatttaaaaattaaaattattattttatttacatatacTTTGTAGTTTATCTATACAGTAAcgtaaaattttagaaataaattaattaaatttgaagaaaaaattataatggaATTATTCAAGTTTTTGTTA comes from the Phaseolus vulgaris cultivar G19833 chromosome 8, P. vulgaris v2.0, whole genome shotgun sequence genome and includes:
- the LOC137826797 gene encoding phenolic glucoside malonyltransferase 1-like, translated to MKIHEQCMVAPPPSAPKTSLTLTFFDLFWLRIHPLELAFFYSLPSQQSNPSFFFANVVPKLKTSLSHTLQHFLPLAGNVVWPSDSPKPFVQFTPGDAVSVVVTESDAEFDQEIDYSPRETAPTRPFIPHLHSSESLASVMSIQITLFPNKGFSIGTSTHHAVLDGKSAAMFIKAWASLCRTQTNDETQIPSLVPELLPSFDRTLVKEPAHLRPFFTENLTGFLSNIYPQDNSDGRCLKILAFPPKDAVRATFVLTGEDLEKIKRRVLSKWEVVEESNSTVSSKLPNLSSFVVTCAYVAVCIAKAIHGVEREKDKFAFGFAADWRFRSEPRIPDNYFGNCVWNNLVDADPLDFLEEEGVVLVAKRIHRKVKMLGQETVLLEGFSQFVDLMKQGVQIIGVTMSNRFGVYDTNFGFGKPSKVEITSLDRNSSQTFGLVESKDGGVEVGMVMNKHAMDLFATLFRQGLCHDDHESSS